The Vigna unguiculata cultivar IT97K-499-35 chromosome 6, ASM411807v1, whole genome shotgun sequence genome contains a region encoding:
- the LOC114189018 gene encoding ribonuclease DdI-like, producing MRFGLHLKIMSILYVFSLLLLLEVPKSCIAEKKEEKWDHFIYAQQWPKGYCDSPHTGTRKCRIVPEKFVIHGLWPQNDNGTLPKCKTKTPIYRKDLKPLTRQLDEDWPNLIGKNFNFWRVEWTKHGGCAEKTLPLLEYFNLALHIYDQNNLLNILEKEQIVPDDKKHYNVSSVVAAVQNHTSHVPSLYCYHDPKLNATALYQISICLTKNATSFINCPKSDGTCGEDSLLFPK from the exons ATGAGATTTGGTCTTCATTTGAAGATCATGTCTATACTTTATGTTTTCTCGCTTCTTCTTCTCTTAGAAGTACCAAAGTCGTGCATTgctgaaaaaaaagaagaaaagtggGATCATTTCATATATGCTCAACAATGGCCGAAAGGCTATTGCGATTCCCCACATACTGGAACACGAAAATGTCGTATAGTACCAGAAAAATTTGTTATTCATGGACTGTGGCCTCAAAATGATAATGGTACACTTCCTAAATGCAAAACTAAGACTCCCATTTATAGGAAG GATTTAAAACCCTTGACAAGACAACTTGATGAGGATTGGCCAAATTTAATTGgcaaaaattttaacttttggaGAGTGGAGTGGACAAAGCATGGAGGATGTGCAGAGAAAACGCTCCCACTACTGGAATATTTCAACCTGGCTTTGCATATTTATGACCAAAATAATCTGTTGAATATTCTTGAAAAGGAGCAAATAGTCCCAGATGACAAAAAACATTATAATGTTAGTTCCGTTGTTGCTGCAGTTCAGAATCACACTAGCCATGTTCCTTCGCTTTATTGTTATCATGATCCAAAACTAAATGCTACTGCTCTCTATCAAATTAgtatttgtttgaccaaaaatgCAACCTCATTTATAAACTGTCCGAAATCTGATGGTACTTGTGGGGAAGACAgtttattattcccaaaatgA